From Alteromonas sp. RKMC-009, one genomic window encodes:
- a CDS encoding response regulator transcription factor — protein MSILLIEDDKGLAELLTEFLGMSGYDVTHCADGESGLAEALARSDIELVLLDVMLPGLNGLDVLKAIRQKSELPVLMLTARGDDLDKVLGLELGADDYLAKPFNDRELLARIRAIIRRTGDKAATDEPASLSKKSVIPIGDISIDVQKMVVTCQSQVLDLTGSEYALLKHLCLQPGELITKEELSEACLGRRLQAFDRSIDTHISNLRKKLTAANSLVDIKSQRGRGYGIFA, from the coding sequence ATGAGCATTCTATTAATCGAAGACGATAAAGGGCTGGCAGAGTTACTCACTGAGTTTCTCGGCATGTCCGGCTACGACGTGACTCACTGTGCCGATGGCGAGTCTGGTCTTGCGGAAGCTCTGGCCCGCAGCGATATCGAGCTGGTATTGCTGGATGTAATGCTGCCCGGTCTCAACGGGCTGGACGTGCTTAAAGCCATCCGCCAGAAAAGTGAATTACCGGTGCTCATGCTGACAGCCCGGGGAGACGACCTTGATAAAGTACTCGGGCTGGAACTGGGTGCTGACGATTATCTGGCGAAACCGTTTAACGACCGCGAATTACTGGCACGTATCCGGGCAATTATCCGTCGTACCGGTGATAAAGCCGCAACAGACGAACCGGCCAGTTTGTCGAAAAAGTCTGTTATCCCGATTGGCGATATCAGCATTGATGTGCAGAAAATGGTGGTGACCTGTCAGTCGCAAGTGTTGGATCTCACCGGCAGCGAATATGCATTACTGAAGCATCTGTGCTTGCAGCCCGGAGAACTTATCACCAAAGAAGAGCTATCCGAGGCGTGCCTGGGACGACGCCTGCAAGCTTTCGATCGCAGTATCGACACCCACATCAGTAACCTGCGTAAAAAGCTCACTGCCGCAAATTCACTGGTAGACATTAAAAGTCAGCGCGGGCGCGGTTACGGAATTTTTGCCTGA
- a CDS encoding ATP-binding protein gives MTGAVRNFNLKVLGWFWLTLLVCILSIAIPAFILQEINENEPLSGRDSRLLNNVAQRIDNILLSRPADPHGIPRQLEQLETRTSYQWLIVDKELNVVQSSMPLRRSLTEEFNSKRFWYFIQKEQQREINLEWTRLVGPVSLTARPDWKLVLWRPERPRPLDVFRAVPWWLMLGIFMVVTSLMSWLLVRSIARPLNRLGDAFTAVGQGQLNHRIEYSQSADKGGRRSGESPFTRLFAQFNDMTGKIAALIQNQKRQSADISHELRTPLTRLQMTLALVRRKCADPSLIPLLERAEKENELLNLHIQRLSDLTTMESRAISQGKADITVKALLDDLCEDAAFEAQQLGISWQHALADGTLSIYEEPFLTAIENVVRNAFKYANTSVSLACTVAGSQLTIVIEDDGPGVEPADLSKLTNAFYRTDSARNSDTGGLGLGLAIAAEAVRLNDGDMSFSLSEKGGLQVNMQFRLTQKP, from the coding sequence ATGACCGGTGCTGTCCGCAATTTTAATCTGAAAGTACTGGGCTGGTTCTGGCTCACTTTGCTGGTGTGTATTCTGTCCATTGCAATACCGGCGTTTATCCTGCAGGAAATCAATGAAAACGAGCCGCTTTCCGGCAGGGATAGTCGTTTGCTGAATAATGTGGCACAGAGAATTGATAACATTCTTCTCAGCCGCCCGGCTGATCCTCATGGTATCCCCCGGCAACTGGAGCAACTGGAAACCCGCACATCTTATCAATGGCTCATTGTTGATAAAGAGCTTAACGTGGTGCAAAGCAGTATGCCCTTGCGGCGCTCCCTCACCGAAGAATTCAACAGTAAGCGCTTCTGGTATTTCATACAAAAAGAACAGCAAAGGGAAATTAATCTGGAGTGGACACGGCTTGTAGGGCCGGTTTCTCTGACCGCCAGACCGGATTGGAAACTGGTGTTGTGGCGCCCGGAGCGACCACGGCCTCTGGATGTTTTCAGAGCCGTACCGTGGTGGCTGATGCTGGGTATTTTTATGGTCGTGACCAGTTTGATGAGCTGGTTACTGGTACGTTCTATTGCCCGCCCGTTGAACCGGCTGGGTGACGCATTCACCGCGGTGGGGCAGGGACAGTTGAATCACCGCATCGAATACAGTCAGTCTGCAGACAAAGGTGGCCGTCGCAGCGGGGAATCACCTTTTACCCGATTGTTTGCCCAGTTCAATGATATGACCGGTAAAATAGCAGCGCTCATTCAGAATCAGAAACGTCAGAGCGCCGACATTTCTCATGAATTGCGCACGCCGCTTACCCGCCTGCAAATGACACTGGCACTGGTACGCCGAAAATGCGCGGACCCCTCGTTGATCCCGCTGCTGGAACGGGCAGAAAAAGAAAATGAGTTGCTTAACCTGCACATTCAGCGCTTATCCGATCTCACCACCATGGAATCCCGTGCTATCTCGCAGGGCAAAGCAGACATTACTGTAAAAGCATTACTGGATGACTTGTGCGAAGATGCCGCATTCGAGGCGCAACAACTGGGGATTAGCTGGCAGCATGCTCTTGCAGACGGCACGCTCAGTATTTACGAAGAGCCATTCCTCACCGCCATCGAGAATGTGGTGCGAAACGCATTTAAATACGCAAACACTTCCGTTTCCCTGGCATGTACTGTCGCCGGTAGTCAACTGACCATCGTAATTGAAGATGACGGGCCGGGTGTGGAACCGGCAGATTTATCAAAACTAACCAATGCGTTCTACCGCACTGACAGCGCCCGTAACAGCGACACCGGCGGCCTCGGCCTTGGCCTCGCCATTGCGGCAGAAGCTGTTCGTCTGAACGACGGCGATATGTCATTCAGTTTGTCAGAGAAAGGTGGTTTGCAGGTGAATATGCAGTTCCGGCTGACACAGAAACCATAG
- a CDS encoding DMT family transporter, which produces MLPFILLLIATMLWGSSFIALKIAFAEYSPMWVIFLRMVVASICFLLMWKGLSRFTYQKGDWKLLLLMSAAEPCLYFVFEAMALQYTSAAQAGMVTAVLPPMAAALAFIFLKERMTITAQAGFVVAFAGLVWLSWAAEENAHASNPVLGNTLELAAMACSAVYCVCVKKLSTRYSPLVLTSLQAFSGAIFFMPLAFSQDVPPLHAGPALYAIVFLGVCVTLGAYLLYNIAITKMDLSKATIFSNLIPVYTIGFAYWLLDETLTQTQLMACGLILSGVVLGQSKRRKKTVMPAERAFES; this is translated from the coding sequence ATGCTTCCTTTTATTCTGCTGCTCATTGCTACCATGTTGTGGGGTAGCTCTTTCATTGCGCTGAAAATCGCGTTTGCCGAATACTCGCCTATGTGGGTAATTTTTCTGCGTATGGTGGTGGCAAGTATTTGTTTTCTGCTGATGTGGAAGGGTCTGAGCCGATTCACTTATCAGAAAGGCGACTGGAAGTTACTGCTGCTGATGTCTGCCGCAGAGCCTTGTTTGTACTTCGTTTTTGAAGCTATGGCATTACAGTACACCTCGGCTGCACAGGCCGGGATGGTCACAGCGGTTTTACCGCCTATGGCGGCAGCACTGGCGTTTATCTTTTTAAAAGAGCGTATGACTATCACGGCTCAGGCAGGTTTTGTTGTCGCTTTTGCCGGTTTAGTCTGGCTAAGCTGGGCGGCTGAAGAAAATGCTCATGCCAGTAATCCGGTGCTGGGCAATACCCTTGAGCTGGCTGCAATGGCATGTTCTGCGGTGTACTGTGTTTGTGTGAAGAAACTGTCCACCCGCTACTCTCCGCTGGTACTGACGTCCTTACAGGCGTTTTCCGGTGCGATATTCTTTATGCCGCTGGCATTCAGTCAGGATGTGCCGCCATTACACGCCGGCCCTGCGCTTTACGCTATCGTCTTCCTCGGCGTATGCGTAACCCTAGGCGCCTATCTGCTTTACAACATCGCTATTACCAAAATGGATTTAAGCAAGGCCACCATTTTCAGTAACCTCATTCCCGTTTATACCATTGGCTTTGCTTACTGGTTGCTGGACGAAACTCTCACGCAAACCCAACTAATGGCCTGTGGCCTTATTCTCAGTGGTGTGGTGCTGGGGCAATCTAAACGCAGAAAGAAAACGGTTATGCCGGCTGAACGGGCGTTTGAATCGTAG
- a CDS encoding ABC transporter transmembrane domain-containing protein, with amino-acid sequence MAATKDLRRTKTLLFDILKPEAGFFYLAIAYGLMIGLLTLAVPFAVQTLINTVVYTASVSAVLVISTILFCTLLLYGLFSALRTRVMEYYERRIYSRLTADLVLKTIQAPHQFFEGRKNSTITHRFFEVMTFQKNMPSLMVDGFALLLQMLVGITLVSFYHPFLFVFNVVIIISMYFIWRMLSTPAKNTAIDLSDSKYATAKWLSEISSAHVFFKSSRHLDHAAEKTEAIISRYVNCHAGHFTFTFSQTVLFLIVYALASSALLGLGGVLVVQEQLSVGQLVAAELIMSAVFLGISRFSVYLNLYYELYGAAEKLNAALNIPQEDVQSSDNETFTRNDLHFRQTVLVQQNESVEIDMALRENGKYYVVTGQAWQQRKLMTVLKRYETPESGWVELGGLALADYQTSELRQAIAIVDRSLIIECSILEYLRMDAPDASEKAIQEIFRELQLEPTLARLEDGLQTSLSQLGHPLQPMEFLLLKLAAALLSKPGVIVLNQHFDAIPEAYRYKILKYLDTQPVTVMYFTSSPIQEVFDATIVLNGDSQLLSHDVLADKEEL; translated from the coding sequence ATGGCAGCAACAAAAGACTTACGCCGCACCAAAACACTTCTGTTTGATATTTTAAAGCCGGAAGCAGGCTTTTTTTACCTGGCTATCGCATATGGCCTGATGATTGGTTTACTGACCCTCGCCGTACCGTTTGCAGTACAAACCCTTATCAACACCGTGGTTTATACCGCTTCAGTCAGCGCGGTTCTGGTGATCAGTACAATCCTGTTCTGTACCCTGCTGCTGTACGGATTATTCAGTGCCCTGAGAACACGGGTTATGGAATATTATGAGCGCCGGATCTATAGCCGGCTGACTGCCGATCTTGTACTGAAAACCATTCAGGCCCCTCATCAGTTTTTTGAAGGCCGGAAAAACAGCACGATAACTCATCGTTTTTTTGAGGTAATGACCTTTCAGAAAAATATGCCATCACTGATGGTAGACGGTTTCGCACTTCTGCTTCAGATGCTGGTAGGTATTACACTGGTTTCTTTCTATCACCCGTTCCTGTTTGTCTTTAACGTAGTAATCATCATTTCTATGTATTTTATCTGGCGGATGTTAAGTACACCTGCGAAAAATACAGCTATCGATTTGTCTGATTCTAAATATGCCACCGCAAAATGGCTCAGTGAAATTTCCTCTGCTCACGTATTTTTCAAATCCAGCCGGCATCTTGACCATGCTGCTGAGAAAACGGAGGCTATCATCAGTCGTTATGTGAATTGTCACGCCGGACATTTCACTTTTACCTTTTCCCAGACCGTACTCTTCCTGATCGTCTATGCGCTGGCCAGCTCCGCCCTTCTGGGACTGGGTGGTGTGCTGGTTGTACAGGAGCAATTATCTGTTGGTCAGCTTGTTGCAGCCGAACTGATCATGTCTGCGGTATTTCTTGGTATTTCACGGTTCAGTGTATATCTGAACCTGTATTATGAATTGTATGGTGCGGCAGAGAAGCTTAATGCCGCACTGAATATTCCTCAGGAAGATGTACAGTCTTCCGATAACGAAACCTTTACCCGTAACGATCTCCACTTCCGTCAGACTGTGCTGGTTCAGCAAAACGAGTCTGTGGAAATTGATATGGCCTTGCGGGAAAACGGTAAATACTACGTCGTTACCGGGCAGGCATGGCAACAACGTAAACTGATGACGGTTCTGAAACGTTATGAAACGCCGGAGTCTGGCTGGGTAGAACTGGGAGGCCTTGCATTAGCGGATTACCAGACCAGCGAGCTGCGTCAGGCCATTGCCATTGTTGACCGCTCTCTCATTATTGAATGTTCAATTCTTGAATATTTGCGCATGGATGCCCCGGATGCTTCCGAAAAAGCGATTCAGGAAATCTTTCGCGAACTGCAACTGGAACCGACACTGGCGAGACTGGAAGACGGCTTGCAAACCAGTCTGTCACAGTTGGGCCATCCCCTACAGCCGATGGAGTTTTTGTTATTGAAACTGGCTGCCGCCCTGTTGTCGAAACCGGGAGTAATTGTGCTGAACCAGCACTTTGATGCCATTCCCGAAGCATACAGATATAAAATTCTGAAATACCTCGATACCCAACCGGTCACGGTGATGTACTTCACCAGCAGTCCGATTCAGGAAGTCTTTGATGCCACCATTGTGTTAAATGGTGACTCACAACTGCTTTCCCATGATGTGCTCGCTGACAAGGAGGAATTGTGA
- a CDS encoding DUF3817 domain-containing protein codes for MEKIFIIAARIEAFTWFGLITGMYFKYNLEVTDLGVWLFGRLHGIAFLIYFVVAIVAAVRLRWSALHSILAILAAIPPLATLPLEVWFTKKGILSAPAAKQSETV; via the coding sequence ATGGAAAAAATCTTTATTATCGCAGCGCGCATTGAAGCATTTACCTGGTTCGGTCTGATCACCGGTATGTACTTCAAATACAATCTTGAAGTCACCGACCTGGGTGTCTGGTTATTCGGCCGTCTTCACGGTATCGCCTTTCTGATTTATTTTGTGGTTGCCATTGTTGCAGCGGTCCGCCTTCGCTGGAGCGCGTTGCACAGTATCCTGGCCATTCTTGCTGCTATTCCGCCACTGGCCACTTTGCCGCTGGAAGTCTGGTTTACAAAAAAGGGGATTCTGTCCGCACCAGCAGCGAAACAATCTGAAACCGTCTGA
- a CDS encoding efflux RND transporter periplasmic adaptor subunit, producing the protein MNYSDQQEFMSKMKTLSQQTVPTWYRKVAYMLFLLIAVTAAILYFAPWQQTAYGTGTVSTLNPADRAQPISALVPGQIKTWHVREGQKVKEGDPIVTLVDTDKALVERLQAQVKAAELKLDADLMAVENARINLERQKRLNKEGLVSVRDIEVAENTLQERLATAAQSEQSRNSLNSSLARQSTQTKYAPQDGTVTQLHSGGLSTLVSAGAVLGYFIPDGVERMVRVKVNGLNAPLVTTGRKVRLQFEGWPIFQFSGWPGTSIGTFGGRVAIVEPVADRNGLFNVWIEQDPLEKPWPEENFARLDSRVNAWILLEEVSIGYELWRQLNNFPPENVRSDTEQTPR; encoded by the coding sequence ATGAATTACTCTGATCAGCAGGAATTCATGAGCAAAATGAAGACGCTTTCGCAGCAGACTGTGCCGACCTGGTACAGAAAAGTGGCGTATATGCTCTTTCTTCTTATCGCAGTCACCGCCGCAATATTGTACTTCGCGCCCTGGCAGCAAACGGCTTACGGCACGGGAACAGTAAGCACGCTTAATCCGGCTGACCGCGCTCAGCCCATCTCCGCACTGGTCCCCGGGCAAATAAAAACCTGGCATGTGCGGGAAGGACAAAAAGTAAAAGAAGGCGATCCCATTGTAACCCTGGTCGACACCGATAAAGCGCTGGTTGAACGCCTTCAGGCCCAGGTAAAAGCCGCGGAGCTGAAACTGGATGCTGACCTGATGGCAGTGGAAAATGCCCGCATAAACCTGGAGCGTCAGAAACGGCTAAATAAAGAAGGTCTGGTCTCGGTCCGCGACATTGAAGTGGCGGAAAACACGTTACAGGAAAGGCTGGCGACAGCCGCTCAGTCTGAGCAAAGCCGGAACTCGCTGAACTCGTCGCTGGCAAGGCAATCTACTCAGACCAAGTACGCACCTCAGGATGGTACTGTGACCCAGTTGCACTCCGGTGGTTTATCCACGCTGGTCAGTGCGGGCGCAGTACTCGGGTATTTTATTCCTGACGGTGTCGAGCGCATGGTAAGGGTGAAAGTAAACGGACTGAATGCACCGCTGGTCACAACAGGCCGGAAGGTGCGGCTGCAATTTGAAGGCTGGCCAATCTTCCAGTTCAGCGGCTGGCCGGGCACATCCATAGGTACATTCGGTGGCAGAGTGGCGATTGTTGAACCGGTAGCAGACCGCAACGGACTGTTTAATGTATGGATTGAACAGGATCCGCTGGAAAAGCCCTGGCCGGAAGAAAACTTTGCCCGTCTGGACAGCCGGGTCAATGCCTGGATCTTGCTGGAAGAAGTCAGTATTGGCTACGAACTCTGGCGACAGCTGAATAACTTCCCGCCTGAAAATGTCAGGTCAGATACAGAACAAACACCACGGTAA
- a CDS encoding DUF4136 domain-containing protein yields MDKSLISRYPALRFLLCAAFVFMVSGCASNKPQINMDEAQNFSAIRTFSVEPPLNTVNPTIENYLRTTITDVMTAKGLTPASPDEADVKVAFLPSTARKEDGKSVSFGLGTGSFGRSGGISLGSIFTVPVGEQVSVYQNLQIDVIKDGQFIYSATGSAELEKSDSISIQQSLTELVGELLASYPVNQ; encoded by the coding sequence ATGGATAAATCCTTAATAAGTCGTTATCCGGCACTTCGTTTTCTACTTTGTGCCGCTTTTGTATTTATGGTGTCGGGTTGTGCATCCAATAAACCGCAAATCAACATGGACGAAGCACAGAACTTTTCTGCTATCCGCACTTTTTCTGTTGAACCGCCGCTGAACACTGTGAATCCCACTATAGAGAATTATCTGCGTACCACTATTACTGATGTGATGACCGCAAAAGGGCTGACACCGGCAAGCCCGGATGAAGCTGACGTCAAAGTCGCGTTTCTGCCTTCCACAGCCAGAAAGGAGGACGGTAAGTCTGTGAGTTTCGGATTGGGAACCGGTTCGTTTGGCCGTTCAGGGGGAATATCCCTGGGCAGTATTTTTACTGTGCCTGTAGGTGAACAGGTGTCTGTTTATCAGAATTTGCAGATTGATGTGATTAAAGACGGGCAGTTTATTTACAGCGCCACCGGCAGCGCCGAACTGGAGAAAAGTGACAGTATTTCTATTCAGCAATCCCTGACCGAACTCGTAGGTGAACTGTTGGCCAGTTATCCCGTAAATCAGTAA
- a CDS encoding S9 family peptidase — protein sequence MLIRPLALAGGLVSALTFTAHAAQLPDTLQYKDTFNLEYAASPFFSKDGKSVYYERRAMDIMKDRTHSTLWQVSTDGKKHRPVIAGSANVRQVTLSPDGTMLAYLSDEDGSNQLYVRYLDSGQQARLTEVSKAPGNLTWSHDSKHLAFTMFTPVKNKPLFTAMPEKPKGADWAPAASIIQKTGYRADGKGYLPDGFNQIYILPVSGGTPRQLTTGNYPNDGRLAFTPDDSGIYFSANRSEDYELSPFDSDIYRVDIQSADVTAVTDMAGPEESPMLSPDGKYLAFKQINDNKKAYQFSDIVVLNLESGKLSRLTGSLDRSVQQVEWADNSKSLYFSYLDHGETRLASVSLKGDVSRFDATTGGQSLGRPYTSGEFAVSANGELAFTQDDPLKPADLALLKKKKITPLTNLNDDALGHLKLAQVEALPVKSSADGRDIDAWIALPPDFDATKSYPLILEIHGGPHAAYGPHFSMEIQLMAAQGYVVVWSNPRGSSSYGAEFGNLIHHDYPSDDFTDLMDVTDAAIAKGFIDEKNLFITGGSGGGVLTAWSVGKTDRFAAAVVAKPVINWISFGLTADAYPYFTQYWMPGKPWEAFDHLWAHSPLSLVGNVKTPTMLLTGESDYRTPISESEQFYQALRLQGVDSAMVRLPGASHGIASRPSRLIQKVGNILAWFDKYRSGKPQE from the coding sequence ATGCTCATTCGTCCACTCGCCCTCGCAGGCGGTCTGGTTTCGGCGTTGACCTTTACTGCACATGCAGCGCAACTGCCCGACACACTGCAATATAAAGACACCTTCAATCTTGAATACGCCGCGTCGCCGTTTTTCAGTAAAGACGGTAAATCAGTTTACTACGAACGCCGTGCTATGGATATTATGAAGGACCGCACACACAGCACACTGTGGCAGGTCAGCACTGACGGTAAAAAGCATCGTCCGGTGATTGCCGGCAGCGCGAATGTGCGTCAGGTTACATTGTCCCCTGACGGCACCATGCTGGCCTATCTTTCGGATGAAGATGGCAGCAATCAGCTTTATGTGCGCTATCTCGACTCCGGCCAGCAGGCCAGACTCACAGAAGTATCAAAGGCCCCCGGAAACCTTACCTGGTCCCATGACAGCAAACATCTGGCGTTTACTATGTTCACACCGGTAAAAAACAAACCGCTGTTTACTGCTATGCCGGAAAAACCCAAAGGTGCAGACTGGGCGCCCGCCGCCAGCATCATACAGAAAACAGGATACCGTGCTGACGGCAAGGGGTATTTACCGGACGGATTCAATCAGATTTATATTCTGCCGGTATCCGGCGGTACGCCCCGCCAGCTGACTACGGGCAATTACCCTAATGATGGTCGCCTGGCATTTACCCCTGACGACTCGGGGATTTATTTTTCTGCCAACCGTTCAGAAGACTATGAATTGTCTCCTTTTGACAGCGACATATACCGCGTTGATATTCAGTCTGCTGACGTCACAGCGGTTACAGATATGGCCGGGCCGGAAGAGTCACCCATGCTCAGCCCCGACGGCAAATATCTGGCCTTCAAACAAATTAATGATAATAAAAAAGCTTACCAGTTCAGCGACATTGTAGTTTTGAATCTGGAAAGCGGAAAACTGAGCCGTCTGACGGGTTCTCTTGATCGCTCAGTACAACAGGTCGAATGGGCAGACAACAGCAAGTCACTGTATTTCTCTTACCTTGATCACGGCGAAACCCGCCTGGCCAGTGTCAGCCTGAAAGGTGATGTGAGCCGTTTCGATGCCACCACCGGCGGTCAGTCTCTTGGCAGACCCTACACGTCGGGGGAATTCGCCGTTTCTGCCAACGGAGAGCTGGCGTTTACTCAGGATGACCCGCTAAAACCGGCGGATCTGGCACTGCTTAAGAAGAAAAAAATCACCCCCCTGACTAATCTGAACGATGATGCGCTGGGACATCTGAAGCTGGCGCAGGTAGAGGCATTACCGGTGAAGTCATCTGCTGATGGCCGTGATATTGATGCCTGGATAGCGTTGCCTCCGGATTTCGATGCAACCAAATCTTATCCACTGATCCTGGAAATTCACGGTGGCCCCCACGCTGCTTACGGCCCGCACTTCTCAATGGAAATCCAGCTCATGGCAGCACAGGGTTACGTTGTTGTGTGGTCGAATCCCCGTGGAAGTTCGTCTTACGGTGCAGAGTTCGGCAACCTGATTCATCACGACTACCCGTCTGACGACTTTACTGATCTGATGGATGTCACTGATGCTGCAATTGCAAAAGGTTTTATTGATGAAAAGAACCTGTTCATCACCGGTGGCTCCGGCGGCGGTGTACTTACGGCGTGGTCAGTAGGAAAAACCGATCGCTTTGCTGCAGCCGTGGTAGCTAAGCCGGTGATCAACTGGATCAGTTTCGGCCTGACTGCTGACGCGTATCCGTATTTCACTCAGTACTGGATGCCGGGCAAACCCTGGGAAGCATTTGACCATTTATGGGCACATTCACCGCTTTCTCTGGTGGGCAACGTGAAAACCCCCACTATGCTGCTCACCGGCGAATCAGACTACCGTACGCCTATCAGTGAATCAGAGCAGTTCTATCAGGCACTGCGCCTGCAAGGTGTAGACTCGGCGATGGTCAGGTTACCGGGGGCGTCTCACGGTATCGCTTCCCGTCCTTCACGCCTGATCCAGAAAGTGGGTAACATTCTGGCCTGGTTCGACAAATACCGTAGCGGCAAACCTCAGGAATAA
- the gloA gene encoding lactoylglutathione lyase, with the protein MSRHFEQADGLCERKDPATDGFVFNQTMLRIADPARSLDFYTRVMGMTLLKKLDFPDMEFSLYFLTHGEDFSDISEDDARRTAQTFGRPAMLELTHNWGDTAGETTYHNGNSDPRGFGHIGFHVPDLEAACERFESLGVAFQKRLSDGKMNNIAFIKDPDGYWIEIFDAERVARG; encoded by the coding sequence ATGAGCCGACATTTCGAACAGGCAGACGGATTGTGTGAACGTAAAGATCCCGCAACTGACGGATTTGTATTTAATCAGACCATGTTGCGCATCGCGGATCCGGCACGTTCGCTGGACTTTTATACCCGTGTTATGGGTATGACTTTACTCAAAAAGCTCGATTTTCCCGATATGGAGTTCAGTCTGTACTTCCTGACCCACGGGGAAGACTTCTCCGATATCAGCGAGGATGACGCCAGACGCACAGCACAAACTTTCGGTCGTCCGGCCATGCTCGAATTGACACACAACTGGGGCGACACCGCCGGAGAAACCACCTATCACAATGGTAACAGCGATCCCCGCGGTTTTGGTCATATAGGCTTTCACGTACCGGATCTGGAGGCTGCCTGCGAGCGTTTTGAGTCACTGGGTGTTGCGTTTCAGAAGCGGTTGTCTGACGGAAAGATGAACAATATCGCGTTCATTAAAGATCCGGACGGATACTGGATTGAAATTTTCGACGCTGAGCGGGTGGCTAGAGGCTGA
- a CDS encoding TolC family protein, whose product MLRYFSFFTAIFLLLCLNAQAQQQPPTAETVLQSILHNHPKLLELEAKGGQRRQVLAYAEAAFDVQLEQDTALRTSGYYSGDYLSQRVVNPLGTANAKVKAEYRIGNGTFPYYERYYETLTGGEASIGFAMSLLQNRETDKKRMAIEDARVSMSQWDAEAALALNELVYKGLSAYLDWYESHLNEQIYAALVKTTETRGNAINTRVEEGDLARITQTEFEVTVMQRNLALQDARRKAAQAREKLAYYYRDEQFRPVSTATLNTVPGDIQWPWMSAAVKPALLQSLIAQHPALTSLQAEMQLAKNKLRLAKNALLPTLDIEAKLARDIGSGPENLNGTETKVGLQFSMPLGRRQAKADEAKASLKLREIEAVVQTTQDALERDMAVGLQALQYGKTMAELQQQQAVLTEKLFSQEQKRFEMGDSDLFLLNSRESQAISARLNAVKAEIEIKRIVLGIYYQTGLLAQTPDTSL is encoded by the coding sequence ATGTTGAGGTATTTTTCTTTTTTTACTGCCATTTTTCTGCTGCTGTGCCTGAACGCTCAGGCGCAACAACAACCACCGACTGCAGAAACAGTACTGCAGTCTATTCTGCACAATCATCCTAAGCTGCTTGAGCTTGAAGCCAAAGGTGGTCAGCGCCGGCAGGTACTGGCTTACGCTGAAGCTGCATTTGATGTGCAACTTGAGCAGGATACAGCCCTGCGCACCAGTGGTTACTACAGCGGTGACTATCTGTCTCAGCGTGTTGTCAATCCGCTGGGAACCGCCAATGCTAAGGTGAAAGCCGAATACCGTATCGGTAACGGTACTTTCCCCTATTACGAGCGTTACTATGAAACGCTGACCGGTGGTGAAGCCAGTATCGGTTTTGCCATGTCGTTGCTGCAAAACCGGGAGACGGATAAAAAACGGATGGCCATTGAAGATGCCAGAGTGAGTATGTCTCAATGGGATGCAGAAGCCGCCCTGGCCCTGAACGAACTGGTTTACAAAGGCTTATCGGCTTATCTGGACTGGTACGAAAGTCATCTGAATGAGCAGATATACGCAGCACTGGTGAAGACCACCGAGACCCGTGGAAACGCCATTAATACCAGGGTTGAAGAAGGGGATCTTGCGCGCATCACCCAGACAGAATTTGAGGTCACAGTGATGCAGCGTAATCTGGCTTTACAGGATGCCAGAAGGAAGGCCGCACAGGCGAGAGAGAAGTTGGCTTACTATTACCGCGATGAGCAATTCCGGCCGGTCAGCACAGCAACCCTGAATACTGTCCCCGGTGATATTCAATGGCCCTGGATGAGTGCTGCGGTTAAACCCGCGTTGCTGCAGAGCCTGATTGCACAGCACCCTGCTCTCACCAGTTTGCAGGCAGAAATGCAACTGGCGAAAAACAAGCTGCGACTGGCAAAGAACGCGCTCTTACCCACGCTGGATATTGAAGCAAAGCTGGCGCGGGATATCGGCAGCGGGCCGGAGAACCTGAACGGTACAGAAACAAAAGTCGGCCTGCAATTTTCCATGCCGCTGGGCCGTCGCCAGGCGAAGGCTGATGAGGCAAAGGCTTCGTTAAAGTTGCGTGAAATTGAAGCCGTGGTTCAGACCACACAGGATGCACTTGAACGGGATATGGCAGTGGGTTTACAGGCACTGCAGTACGGCAAGACCATGGCTGAACTGCAACAGCAGCAGGCGGTATTAACGGAAAAGCTGTTCAGTCAGGAGCAGAAACGGTTTGAGATGGGGGACAGTGACCTGTTCTTACTAAACAGCCGTGAATCACAGGCAATATCAGCGCGTCTTAACGCGGTGAAAGCAGAAATAGAAATTAAGCGGATTGTACTGGGAATCTACTACCAGACCGGTTTGCTCGCCCAAACGCCTGATACATCGCTGTAA